In Streptomyces sp. NBC_01717, one DNA window encodes the following:
- a CDS encoding TIGR00730 family Rossman fold protein gives MNICVFLSAADLDDRYTRPAREFAELLGRGGHTLVWGGSESGLMKVVADGVQESGGRLVGVSVDFMAAQARTDADEMVIARDLAERKALLLEKADAVVIMVGGMGTLDEATEILELKKHGKHDKPVVLLNTAGFYDGLRLQFQRMEDEGFLPLPLTELVFFAKDGVGALAYLEEWSGIQ, from the coding sequence ATGAACATCTGCGTCTTTCTCTCCGCCGCCGACCTCGACGACCGCTACACCCGGCCCGCCCGCGAGTTCGCCGAGCTGCTCGGCCGCGGCGGACACACACTGGTCTGGGGCGGGTCGGAGAGCGGGCTGATGAAGGTCGTCGCCGACGGGGTGCAGGAGTCGGGCGGGCGGCTCGTCGGGGTCTCGGTGGACTTCATGGCCGCCCAGGCCCGGACCGACGCCGACGAGATGGTGATCGCACGCGATCTCGCCGAGCGCAAGGCGCTGCTCCTGGAGAAGGCCGACGCCGTCGTGATCATGGTGGGCGGTATGGGGACGCTCGACGAGGCCACCGAGATCCTGGAGCTGAAGAAGCACGGCAAGCACGACAAGCCGGTCGTCCTGCTGAACACGGCGGGTTTCTACGACGGGCTGCGTCTGCAGTTCCAGCGCATGGAGGACGAGGGCTTCCTGCCCCTTCCCCTCACCGAGCTGGTGTTCTTCGCAAAGGACGGGGTCGGCGCGCTGGCCTACCTGGAGGAGTGGTCCGGCATCCAGTAG
- a CDS encoding putative bifunctional diguanylate cyclase/phosphodiesterase yields MKPTESAAPVSRLQGFLGLMPKVGAAVLLIATVQLATGFYRTVSAGHALFPNGAAGWSLAVLTGIIVGHLVALGRDRWWGGTGSGAALTLAVLLLYGWVPAGLVSLVVVVLVGMARRHRWWQGLLHGAVDILGIGAAALVLAAFGDLRTVESPWKPLDWGIDAVPEVVLAASTYLVVTRALLWYARAPQGGGLPTIARTALLRQGLVAVALLGLAPLICVVAIATPVLLPLFAVPLIALDSTLWIARARAEEQLRDPLTGLPNRQWLLERTWTALEDAENIGARSALVLIDLDRFRAVNDTLGHLAGDRLLLQIAERLRLALPRGAEAARLGGDEFAVLLPTADSTTSAQRVARHLVAELSSPLDLDGLTLVLEASAGVAVYPDHALDAEGLLRRADVAMYQAKRDRTGVEVYESKRDSNTPDRLGLLGDLRRALDAGEVELHYQPKVRFDGQVAGLEALVRWVHPERGRVPPDEFIAIAESSGLMPHLTEYVLETALAQVARWRAQGLFVPVAVNVSPRDVHTPGFAGGVAAQLARHGVPAGSLQLEITEHVLLEDPQRAADTLAGLTAHGVKMSLDDFGTGYSSLVHLRRLPVSELKIDRSFVARLAVDNEDAEIVRCTIDLAHSLGLLVVAEGVEDDETWERLRDLRCDAVQGWLVAAAMPPQETTAWLRARGEHGWRRPAELEAAAAAAAAAASGVTGVTAAVAELEQRQPGRPAQSRPATT; encoded by the coding sequence ATGAAACCGACCGAGAGCGCCGCACCGGTGTCGCGGCTGCAAGGTTTCCTCGGCCTCATGCCCAAAGTGGGTGCCGCCGTTTTACTGATCGCCACTGTTCAGCTGGCGACGGGCTTCTACCGGACCGTGAGCGCCGGGCACGCACTCTTCCCGAACGGTGCGGCCGGCTGGTCGCTCGCCGTACTCACCGGGATCATCGTCGGCCATCTCGTCGCACTCGGGCGGGACCGCTGGTGGGGCGGCACCGGATCGGGTGCCGCCCTCACCCTCGCCGTGCTGCTGCTCTACGGCTGGGTGCCCGCCGGCCTGGTCAGCCTGGTCGTCGTCGTGCTCGTCGGGATGGCCCGCAGACACCGCTGGTGGCAGGGGCTGCTGCACGGTGCGGTGGACATCCTGGGGATAGGTGCGGCGGCCCTGGTCCTCGCCGCGTTCGGCGACCTGCGCACCGTCGAGTCGCCCTGGAAGCCTCTCGACTGGGGCATCGACGCCGTCCCGGAAGTCGTTCTGGCCGCCTCCACGTATCTCGTCGTCACCAGGGCCCTCCTCTGGTATGCACGGGCACCCCAGGGGGGCGGGCTGCCGACCATCGCCCGCACCGCCCTGCTGCGCCAGGGGCTCGTCGCGGTCGCACTCCTCGGGCTCGCCCCGCTGATCTGTGTCGTCGCGATCGCCACGCCCGTACTGCTGCCGCTGTTCGCCGTTCCGCTGATCGCCCTGGACTCCACCCTCTGGATCGCCCGGGCCCGGGCCGAGGAGCAGCTGCGGGACCCGCTGACCGGACTGCCCAACCGCCAGTGGCTGCTGGAGCGCACATGGACAGCACTGGAGGACGCCGAGAACATCGGCGCCAGATCCGCGCTCGTCCTGATCGACCTCGACAGGTTCCGTGCGGTCAACGACACCCTCGGCCATCTCGCGGGGGACCGGCTGCTGCTGCAGATTGCGGAGCGGCTCCGGCTGGCCCTGCCGCGCGGAGCGGAGGCCGCGCGGCTCGGCGGCGACGAGTTCGCCGTACTGCTGCCGACCGCGGACTCCACCACCAGTGCCCAGCGCGTCGCCCGCCATCTGGTCGCCGAGCTCTCCTCACCACTGGACCTCGACGGCCTCACGCTGGTGCTGGAGGCCAGCGCCGGAGTCGCCGTCTACCCCGACCACGCGCTGGACGCCGAAGGGCTGCTCAGACGGGCGGACGTGGCGATGTACCAGGCCAAGCGGGACCGTACGGGTGTCGAGGTGTACGAGTCGAAGCGGGACAGCAACACCCCGGACCGGCTCGGACTCCTCGGGGACCTGCGGCGCGCGCTGGACGCCGGCGAGGTGGAGCTCCACTACCAGCCGAAGGTCCGGTTCGACGGCCAGGTGGCCGGGCTCGAGGCGCTGGTGCGCTGGGTGCACCCGGAGCGCGGCCGGGTCCCTCCGGACGAGTTCATCGCCATCGCCGAGTCCTCCGGTCTGATGCCGCACCTCACCGAGTACGTGCTGGAGACGGCGCTGGCCCAGGTCGCCCGGTGGCGGGCGCAGGGGCTGTTCGTCCCGGTCGCGGTCAACGTCTCCCCGCGCGACGTCCACACCCCGGGCTTCGCGGGCGGCGTCGCGGCCCAGCTCGCCCGGCACGGCGTCCCGGCCGGCTCCCTCCAGCTGGAAATAACGGAACACGTGCTGCTGGAGGACCCGCAGCGCGCCGCCGACACGCTGGCCGGCCTGACCGCGCACGGCGTGAAGATGTCCCTCGACGACTTCGGTACGGGGTACTCCTCGCTGGTCCACCTGCGCCGGCTGCCGGTCAGCGAGCTGAAGATCGACCGGTCCTTCGTCGCCCGGCTGGCCGTCGACAACGAGGACGCGGAGATCGTCCGCTGCACCATCGATCTGGCCCACTCGCTCGGCCTGCTGGTCGTCGCGGAGGGCGTCGAGGACGACGAGACGTGGGAGCGGCTGCGGGACCTGCGCTGCGATGCGGTGCAGGGGTGGCTGGTCGCGGCCGCGATGCCGCCGCAGGAGACGACGGCGTGGCTGCGGGCGCGCGGCGAGCACGGCTGGCGGCGGCCGGCGGAGCTGGAGGCGGCGGCCGCCGCGGCCGCTGCCGCCGCATCGGGGGTGACGGGCGTGACGGCCGCGGTGGCCGAGTTGGAGCAGCGGCAGCCGGGGCGGCCCGCGCAGTCGCGCCCGGCGACGACATGA
- a CDS encoding methionine synthase: protein MTEKSKFSGCRATGIGSMPGGDAREAAKTVTGSFADGAGLPHLPELPARGPGADMIGRTIGLLVDMYGHVEPSGWRISDRPGRDTRRARSWLGEDLDALEEFTQGYEGPLKVQAVGPWTLAAALERRGGEAVLGDPGACRDLAASLAEGLLGHLAEVRRRMPGARVILQLDEPSLTGVLRGHIRTASGYRTYRAVDRQVVEGTLRDVLAANGEEATLVHTCAPDVPFALLRRAGADGISFDFSLLTEREEEAIGEAVEGGTQLFLGVVPGTDPASDALSDPGGSVMGVRTLWRRLGLNPGTLAESLVITPSCGLAGASPAYARAALAHCARAARSLADNPE from the coding sequence GTGACCGAGAAAAGCAAGTTCAGCGGGTGCCGCGCGACCGGGATCGGATCCATGCCCGGGGGAGACGCGCGGGAGGCGGCGAAGACCGTCACCGGGTCCTTCGCGGACGGTGCGGGCCTGCCGCATCTGCCGGAACTGCCCGCACGCGGGCCCGGTGCCGACATGATCGGGCGGACCATCGGACTGCTCGTCGACATGTACGGCCATGTCGAGCCCAGCGGCTGGCGCATCAGTGACCGGCCGGGCCGCGACACCCGGCGGGCCCGCTCCTGGCTGGGTGAGGACCTCGACGCCCTGGAGGAGTTCACCCAGGGGTACGAGGGACCGCTCAAGGTCCAGGCCGTCGGTCCCTGGACGCTCGCCGCCGCACTGGAACGGCGGGGCGGCGAGGCCGTGCTCGGCGACCCGGGTGCCTGCCGCGATCTGGCGGCCTCGCTGGCCGAGGGGCTGCTGGGGCATCTCGCGGAGGTACGACGCAGGATGCCCGGCGCCCGGGTGATCCTCCAGCTCGACGAACCGTCCCTGACCGGCGTACTGCGCGGGCACATCAGGACGGCGAGCGGCTACCGCACCTACCGGGCCGTGGACCGGCAGGTGGTGGAGGGCACGCTCCGCGACGTCCTGGCGGCGAACGGGGAAGAGGCGACGCTCGTGCACACCTGCGCGCCCGACGTGCCGTTCGCGCTGCTGCGCCGGGCCGGTGCCGACGGCATCTCGTTCGACTTCTCACTGCTCACCGAGCGTGAGGAGGAGGCGATCGGGGAAGCGGTCGAAGGCGGTACGCAGCTCTTCCTCGGGGTGGTGCCCGGCACCGACCCGGCTTCGGACGCATTGTCGGACCCGGGCGGTAGCGTCATGGGTGTCAGGACGCTGTGGCGCAGGCTGGGGCTGAATCCGGGGACTCTTGCCGAGTCGCTGGTGATCACTCCGTCGTGCGGGCTCGCAGGTGCGTCGCCCGCGTATGCGCGCGCCGCCCTCGCCCACTGCGCCCGGGCCGCGAGATCGCTCGCAGACAACCCTGAGTAA
- the ligA gene encoding NAD-dependent DNA ligase LigA, with protein sequence MAGGQKTEVPTEAQQRHALLAEQIEEHRFRYYVNDQPVVSDAEFDRLMRSLQDLEDEYPQLRTPESPTQKVAGPYRTEFTSVEHRERMLSLDNAFDDEGLAVWAERVAKDVGAGVHHFLCELKVDGLAVNLTYEQGLLTRAATRGDGRTGEDITPNVRTIAEIPHRLKGDRIPALVEIRGEVFFPMEAFEELNARLVAADDKPFANPRNAAAGSLRQKDPKVTAARPLHMVVHGIGAREGLEIDRLSHAYELLHEWGLPTAKYNKVVDSLDGVREFIAHFGENRHSVEHEIDGVVVKLDEIALQGRLGSTSRAPRWAIAWKYPPEEVNTKLVNIRVGVGRTGRVTPYAQVEPVEVAGSEVEFATLHNQNVVKEKGVLIGDTVVIRKAGDVIPEILGPVVDLRDGTERAFVMPTHCPECGTELRPMKEADIDVRCPNARFCPAQLRERVAYLAGRKCLDIDHFGYVAAAALTKPLEPTEPPLRDESDLFGLTIEQLLPIRAYVLDMDSGLPKHDPKTGEEKTALVFANQHGEPKKNAVAMLESITAAKQAPLARILTGLSIRHVGPVAAEELARQFRSMDRIEAATEEELAAADGVGPIIAASVTQWFAEDWHREILRKWREAGVRMADESAGEDDAPRPLEGLTVVVTGTLADHTRDGAKEALQSRGAKVTGSVSKKTSFVVVGDNPGSKYDKAMQLKVPVLDGAGFAVLLEQGPDAAREAAVPVAGPAEE encoded by the coding sequence ATGGCCGGCGGACAGAAAACGGAAGTGCCCACGGAGGCGCAGCAGCGGCATGCGCTCCTTGCGGAGCAGATCGAGGAGCACCGCTTCCGGTACTACGTGAACGACCAGCCGGTCGTCAGCGACGCCGAGTTCGACCGGCTGATGCGCTCGCTGCAGGACCTGGAGGACGAGTACCCGCAACTGCGTACGCCCGAGTCGCCGACCCAGAAGGTCGCCGGGCCGTACCGGACGGAGTTCACCTCGGTCGAGCACCGCGAGCGGATGCTCTCCCTGGACAACGCCTTCGACGACGAGGGGCTGGCGGTCTGGGCCGAGCGCGTCGCCAAGGACGTCGGCGCCGGCGTCCACCACTTCCTGTGCGAGCTCAAGGTGGACGGCCTCGCGGTCAACCTCACGTACGAGCAGGGGCTGCTGACCCGCGCCGCGACCCGCGGCGACGGCCGCACCGGCGAGGACATCACCCCCAATGTCCGCACGATCGCCGAGATCCCGCACCGGCTGAAGGGCGACCGGATCCCCGCGCTGGTCGAGATCCGTGGCGAGGTCTTCTTCCCGATGGAGGCGTTCGAGGAGCTCAACGCCCGGCTGGTGGCGGCCGACGACAAACCGTTCGCCAACCCGCGCAACGCGGCGGCGGGTTCACTGCGCCAGAAGGACCCGAAGGTCACCGCCGCCCGCCCGCTGCACATGGTGGTGCACGGCATCGGCGCCCGTGAGGGCCTCGAGATCGACCGGCTCTCGCATGCCTACGAGCTGCTGCACGAATGGGGCCTGCCCACCGCGAAGTACAACAAGGTCGTCGACTCCCTCGACGGTGTCAGGGAGTTCATCGCGCACTTCGGCGAGAACCGGCACTCCGTGGAGCACGAGATCGACGGCGTCGTCGTCAAGCTCGACGAGATCGCGCTCCAGGGCCGGCTGGGCTCCACCTCGCGCGCCCCGCGCTGGGCGATCGCCTGGAAGTACCCGCCGGAAGAGGTGAACACCAAGCTGGTGAACATCCGGGTCGGTGTCGGACGCACCGGCCGGGTCACTCCCTACGCACAGGTCGAACCCGTCGAAGTGGCGGGCTCCGAGGTCGAGTTCGCCACCCTGCACAACCAGAACGTGGTGAAGGAGAAGGGCGTCCTCATCGGGGACACGGTGGTGATCCGCAAGGCGGGCGATGTGATCCCGGAGATCCTCGGCCCGGTCGTCGATCTGCGGGACGGCACCGAGCGGGCGTTCGTGATGCCGACCCACTGCCCCGAGTGCGGGACGGAACTGCGGCCCATGAAGGAGGCCGACATCGACGTCCGCTGTCCCAACGCGCGCTTCTGCCCCGCGCAGTTGCGAGAGCGCGTCGCCTATCTCGCGGGCCGCAAGTGCCTGGACATCGACCACTTCGGCTATGTCGCGGCGGCCGCCCTGACCAAGCCGCTGGAGCCCACCGAGCCGCCCCTGCGCGACGAGAGCGACCTCTTCGGGCTGACGATCGAGCAGCTGCTGCCGATCCGGGCCTACGTCCTGGACATGGACAGCGGACTGCCCAAGCACGACCCGAAGACCGGCGAGGAGAAGACCGCCCTGGTCTTCGCCAACCAGCACGGCGAGCCGAAGAAGAACGCCGTGGCGATGCTGGAATCGATCACCGCCGCCAAACAGGCGCCGCTGGCCCGGATCCTCACCGGGCTCTCGATCCGTCATGTCGGCCCGGTCGCGGCCGAGGAGCTGGCCCGTCAGTTCCGTTCGATGGACCGCATCGAGGCGGCGACCGAGGAGGAGCTGGCCGCAGCGGACGGCGTCGGACCCATCATCGCCGCCTCGGTCACCCAGTGGTTCGCGGAGGACTGGCACCGGGAGATCCTGCGCAAGTGGCGGGAGGCCGGGGTCCGGATGGCCGACGAGAGCGCGGGTGAGGACGACGCGCCGCGTCCGCTCGAAGGGCTCACCGTCGTCGTCACGGGCACGTTGGCCGACCACACCAGGGATGGCGCGAAAGAGGCCCTGCAGAGCCGTGGGGCAAAGGTGACAGGATCCGTTTCGAAGAAGACCTCCTTCGTGGTGGTCGGCGACAATCCGGGCTCGAAGTACGACAAGGCGATGCAACTGAAGGTTCCGGTTCTGGACGGGGCGGGCTTCGCCGTACTGCTCGAACAGGGGCCTGACGCGGCACGCGAGGCGGCTGTACCGGTCGCCGGACCGGCCGAGGAGTAG
- a CDS encoding SDR family oxidoreductase yields MSTHLITGAGSGIGAAVARRLLERGDELVLLARDAGRAKELAALHPGARTLVGDLGNPDRLSWAFAQQSLPERIDSLLHIAGVVELGQVGELTPKAWHFQLNTNLVAPAELTRLFLPQLRVAQGHVVFVNSGAGLSANAEWSAYAASKHGLKALADSLRQEEHGNGVRVSSVYPGRTASPMQAKVHQQEGKEYDASRFIDPESVATTIVMAIDLPRDAEVNDLTVRPGR; encoded by the coding sequence ATGTCCACTCACCTCATCACCGGCGCCGGCTCCGGCATCGGAGCAGCTGTCGCCCGCCGTCTCCTGGAGCGCGGTGACGAACTCGTGCTGCTGGCCCGTGACGCGGGCCGCGCCAAGGAGCTGGCCGCGCTCCACCCCGGAGCCCGCACGCTCGTCGGCGACCTCGGCAACCCGGACCGGCTGTCCTGGGCGTTCGCGCAGCAGTCGCTCCCGGAGCGGATCGACTCGCTGCTGCACATCGCGGGCGTCGTGGAGCTGGGCCAGGTCGGGGAGCTCACGCCCAAGGCATGGCACTTCCAGCTCAACACCAACCTGGTGGCCCCGGCCGAGCTGACCCGGCTCTTCCTGCCGCAACTGCGCGTGGCCCAGGGCCATGTCGTGTTCGTGAACTCGGGCGCCGGGCTCAGCGCAAACGCCGAGTGGAGCGCGTACGCCGCGAGCAAGCACGGGCTGAAGGCGCTCGCCGACTCGCTGCGCCAGGAGGAGCACGGAAACGGCGTCCGGGTGAGCTCCGTCTACCCCGGACGTACTGCCAGCCCCATGCAGGCCAAGGTGCACCAGCAGGAGGGCAAGGAGTACGACGCCTCCCGGTTCATCGATCCGGAGTCCGTGGCGACCACCATCGTGATGGCGATCGACCTGCCGCGCGACGCCGAGGTCAACGACCTCACGGTCCGTCCCGGGCGCTGA
- the gatC gene encoding Asp-tRNA(Asn)/Glu-tRNA(Gln) amidotransferase subunit GatC: MPGITREEVAHLARLARLELKGEELDHFAGQLDDIIGAVARVSEVADQDVPPTSHPLPLTNVMRADEVRPSLTPEQALSGAPAQEQQRFKVPQILGED; encoded by the coding sequence ATGCCTGGCATCACGCGCGAGGAGGTCGCCCACCTCGCCCGGCTGGCGCGTCTGGAGCTGAAGGGCGAAGAGCTCGATCACTTCGCCGGTCAGCTCGACGACATCATCGGCGCGGTCGCCCGCGTCTCCGAGGTCGCCGACCAAGACGTACCGCCGACCTCCCACCCGCTGCCGCTGACGAATGTCATGCGCGCGGACGAGGTCCGTCCGTCGCTCACCCCCGAGCAGGCGCTCTCCGGCGCCCCGGCCCAGGAGCAGCAGCGTTTCAAGGTGCCGCAGATCCTGGGGGAGGACTAA
- the gatA gene encoding Asp-tRNA(Asn)/Glu-tRNA(Gln) amidotransferase subunit GatA → MTDNSSIIKLTAAEIAAKIASGELTAVEVTEAHLARIDAVDEKVHAFLHIDREGALAQARAVDAKKAAGEKLGPLAGVPLALKDIFTTKTMPTTVGSKILEGWVPPYDATLTKKLKAADVVILGKTNMDEFAMGSSTENSAYGPTGNPWDLTRIPGGSGGGSSAALASFEAPLAIGTDTGGSIRQPAAVTGTVGVKPTYGAVSRYGMVAFSSSLDQGGPCARTVLDAALLHEVIAGHDPLDSTSIDAPVPPVVEAARNGSVDGMRIGVVKQFSGEGYQAGVVQRFNESVELLKSLGATVVELDCPSFDLGLSAYYLIAPSECSSNLARFDAMRYGLRVGDDGTKSAEEVTALTREAGFGDEVKRRVILGTYALSSGYYDAYYGSAQKVRTLITRDFEKAFEQVDVIVSPTTPTTAFPIGERADDPMAMYLADLCTIPTNLAGNSAMSLPCGLAPEDGLPVGLQIIAPAMKDDRLYKVGAAVEAAFVEKWGHPLLEEAPSL, encoded by the coding sequence ATGACGGACAACAGCTCCATCATCAAGCTCACCGCCGCCGAGATCGCCGCGAAGATCGCTTCCGGGGAACTCACGGCCGTCGAGGTCACCGAGGCGCACCTGGCCCGGATCGACGCGGTCGACGAGAAGGTCCACGCCTTCCTGCACATCGACCGTGAGGGCGCGCTCGCGCAGGCCCGTGCCGTCGACGCGAAGAAGGCCGCGGGCGAGAAGCTCGGCCCGCTGGCCGGTGTCCCGCTCGCGCTGAAGGACATCTTCACCACGAAGACCATGCCGACCACCGTCGGCTCGAAGATCCTCGAGGGCTGGGTCCCGCCGTACGACGCGACCCTGACCAAGAAGCTGAAGGCCGCCGACGTCGTCATCCTCGGCAAGACCAACATGGACGAGTTCGCCATGGGGTCCTCCACCGAGAACAGCGCCTACGGCCCGACCGGTAACCCGTGGGACCTCACCCGGATCCCGGGCGGCTCCGGAGGTGGCTCCTCGGCCGCCCTCGCGTCGTTCGAGGCCCCGCTCGCCATCGGCACGGACACCGGCGGTTCCATCCGCCAGCCCGCCGCCGTCACCGGCACGGTCGGCGTGAAGCCCACCTACGGTGCGGTCTCGCGCTACGGCATGGTCGCCTTCTCGTCCTCCCTCGACCAGGGTGGCCCGTGCGCCCGCACGGTCCTGGACGCGGCGCTGCTCCACGAGGTGATCGCCGGACACGACCCGCTGGACTCGACGTCCATTGACGCCCCGGTCCCGCCGGTCGTCGAGGCCGCCCGCAACGGCAGCGTCGACGGCATGCGCATCGGCGTCGTCAAGCAGTTCTCCGGCGAGGGCTACCAGGCCGGTGTCGTCCAGCGTTTCAACGAGTCGGTCGAGCTTCTGAAGTCGCTCGGTGCCACCGTCGTCGAGCTGGACTGCCCGTCCTTCGACCTGGGTCTGTCGGCGTACTACCTGATCGCGCCGTCCGAGTGCTCCTCGAACCTGGCCCGCTTCGACGCCATGCGGTACGGCCTCCGGGTCGGCGACGACGGCACGAAGTCCGCCGAGGAGGTCACCGCGCTCACCCGCGAGGCCGGCTTCGGCGACGAGGTCAAGCGCCGCGTGATCCTCGGTACGTACGCACTCAGCTCCGGCTACTACGACGCGTACTACGGCTCGGCGCAGAAGGTCCGCACGCTCATCACCCGGGACTTCGAGAAGGCCTTCGAGCAGGTCGACGTGATCGTCTCCCCGACGACGCCGACCACCGCCTTCCCGATCGGCGAGCGCGCCGACGACCCGATGGCGATGTACCTGGCCGACCTGTGCACCATTCCGACCAACCTGGCCGGCAACTCCGCGATGTCGCTGCCCTGCGGTCTGGCACCGGAGGACGGTCTGCCGGTCGGTCTGCAGATCATCGCCCCCGCCATGAAGGACGACCGGCTGTACAAGGTCGGGGCCGCCGTCGAGGCCGCCTTCGTGGAAAAGTGGGGGCACCCGCTGCTGGAGGAGGCTCCGTCACTGTGA
- a CDS encoding DUF427 domain-containing protein: MTSTTGHVITVEPGTEHVRVVRDGQLLAESRRPLVLRETGCPVRYYLPPEDVRTELLTASDTHTHCPFKGDASYWSLPGVADLVWAYPDPKPEVAAIKDHFCFYDTETVSD; encoded by the coding sequence ATGACTTCCACCACAGGACACGTGATCACCGTCGAGCCCGGCACCGAGCATGTGCGCGTGGTGCGTGACGGTCAGCTGCTCGCCGAGAGCCGCCGTCCGCTCGTACTGCGCGAGACGGGCTGTCCGGTCCGCTACTACCTGCCGCCCGAGGACGTCCGCACGGAACTGCTCACGGCGTCGGACACCCACACCCACTGCCCGTTCAAGGGGGATGCCTCCTACTGGTCGCTGCCGGGCGTGGCCGATCTCGTGTGGGCCTATCCGGACCCCAAGCCCGAAGTCGCCGCGATCAAGGACCACTTCTGCTTCTACGACACCGAGACGGTCTCCGACTGA
- the gatB gene encoding Asp-tRNA(Asn)/Glu-tRNA(Gln) amidotransferase subunit GatB, which yields MTVTDLVPYEDALATYDPVMGLEVHVELGTKTKMFCGCSTELGAEPNSQTCPTCLGMPGSLPVVNAIGVESAIKIGLALNCEIAEWCRFARKNYFYPDMPKNFQTSQYDEPIAFDGYLDVQLEDGEIFRVQIERAHMEEDTGKSLHVGGATGRIHGASHSLLDYNRAGIPLIEIVTKPIEGAGARAPEVAKAYVAELRELIKALGVSEARMEQGQMRCDVNLSLRPNGTETFGTRSETKNVNSLRSVERAARYEIQRHAAVLNSGAKVVQETRHFHEEDGSTTAGRIKDNAEDYRYFPEPDLVPVAPARDWVEELRKGLPELPRVRRNRLREEWGVSEFDMQSILNAGAVDLIVATTEAGAPSDQARKWWMGELARQSNETGVALDELAITPAQVARVTELVASGDLNDKLARQVIEGVLAGEGDPDAVVEKRGLKVVSDEGALGAAVDEAIAANAAVADKIRGGKVAAAGALVGAVMKATRGQADAARVRELILEKLGVEG from the coding sequence GTGACTGTCACTGACCTGGTGCCGTACGAGGACGCCCTCGCGACGTACGACCCCGTCATGGGCCTGGAGGTCCATGTCGAGCTCGGCACCAAGACCAAGATGTTCTGCGGCTGCTCCACCGAGCTGGGCGCGGAGCCGAACTCGCAGACGTGCCCGACCTGCCTCGGCATGCCCGGCTCGCTGCCGGTCGTCAACGCCATCGGCGTCGAGTCCGCCATCAAGATCGGTCTCGCGCTGAACTGCGAGATCGCCGAGTGGTGCCGCTTCGCCCGGAAGAACTACTTCTATCCGGACATGCCGAAGAACTTCCAGACCTCGCAGTACGACGAGCCGATCGCCTTCGACGGCTATCTGGACGTCCAGCTGGAGGACGGGGAGATCTTCCGGGTGCAGATCGAGCGCGCCCACATGGAGGAGGACACCGGTAAGTCGCTGCACGTCGGCGGCGCCACCGGCCGTATCCACGGCGCGTCCCACTCCCTGCTGGACTACAACCGTGCGGGCATCCCGCTCATCGAGATCGTCACCAAGCCGATCGAGGGAGCGGGCGCGCGCGCCCCCGAGGTCGCGAAGGCGTACGTCGCCGAGCTGCGCGAGCTCATCAAGGCGCTCGGCGTCTCCGAGGCCCGCATGGAGCAGGGCCAGATGCGCTGCGACGTGAACCTGTCGCTGCGCCCCAACGGCACCGAGACGTTCGGTACCCGTTCCGAGACGAAGAACGTGAACTCGCTGCGTTCCGTCGAGCGTGCCGCCCGTTACGAGATCCAGCGCCACGCCGCGGTGCTGAACTCCGGCGCCAAGGTCGTGCAGGAGACCCGGCACTTCCACGAGGAGGACGGCTCCACCACGGCCGGCCGCATCAAGGACAACGCCGAGGACTACCGCTACTTCCCGGAGCCGGACCTGGTGCCCGTGGCCCCGGCCCGCGACTGGGTCGAGGAGCTGCGCAAGGGGCTTCCCGAGCTGCCGCGGGTACGCCGCAACCGGCTGCGCGAGGAGTGGGGCGTCTCGGAGTTCGACATGCAGTCGATCCTCAACGCGGGCGCGGTCGACCTGATCGTCGCCACGACCGAGGCGGGTGCCCCGTCCGACCAGGCCCGCAAGTGGTGGATGGGCGAGCTCGCCCGGCAATCCAACGAGACCGGTGTCGCCCTGGACGAGCTGGCGATCACCCCGGCGCAGGTCGCCCGGGTGACCGAGCTCGTCGCCTCCGGCGACCTCAACGACAAGCTGGCGCGCCAGGTCATCGAGGGTGTCCTCGCGGGCGAGGGCGACCCGGACGCAGTCGTGGAGAAGCGGGGCCTGAAGGTCGTCTCGGACGAGGGCGCGCTGGGCGCGGCCGTGGACGAGGCCATCGCCGCCAACGCGGCCGTCGCGGACAAGATCCGCGGTGGCAAGGTCGCGGCGGCGGGTGCGCTCGTCGGCGCGGTCATGAAGGCCACCCGCGGCCAGGCGGACGCGGCCCGGGTGCGCGAGCTGATCCTGGAGAAGCTCGGCGTCGAGGGCTGA